Below is a genomic region from Henckelia pumila isolate YLH828 chromosome 3, ASM3356847v2, whole genome shotgun sequence.
AATAAAATATTAAGGATTCTGATAAAGAAAAATTGGGTCACTGTATGTATCATTAATTTAGGTGTACATAAGGctaaataaatacatatatcatatttatgaTTATATATGTTTCTGATATTATGCTATTTGTACGTGGGGGAGTCGGGTCCATAGAATCGGGTCTGTTGGATTGTAGATCTATCTTGAGTACTATTGATGATTTCCTTGTAGCAAGCTTGGGCTTGATAATTTTCAGTCTTGTTCAGCTTCTCTAAAGATTTATGTATACATGGTTCCACAACTGAAGCAGACATATGCTCCAAGGGGTTATCACAAAGGCTGAATGTTGAGAATGTAGTGGATATGCTCCAGCTTGCAAGATTGTGTGATGCGCCTGATCTTTACCTCAAATGCATGAGATTATTGTTTGATTAGAGTGTTTTCTTATGAATGTTTAATTTCATGTTTCTACGTGCTGCATAAAGTACTTCATAGTATTAATATGATCTTACCTTGAAAATGGAATGCAAAGTTTTTTTGGAAATATAGTTCAATGATAGTCTTGCGAGGTACATTTGAATTTGATGGATTAATcttgtggtttttttttttttttatcaattttaataaATTGTGAAAACATATCGATCtctaaaaagattaaaaaatcaaaagtgTTGTTGTGCTTTTATCTTTGTTCGTGGAATGTGCATTGATGAAATGTCAAACATATATCCCCAAAGTTCAACAAAGCTCATGCTACTAGATCTCTGGAATTTAAGAAATCATAAATTATTATGTGTGCTTTTGATATCTCTGTTTATTATGTGTTATGTGAAGtgcatatattatttatttcaaagcAAAACCAAATAAAGTTACAGTATATGCATCCCTAAAGAGCACCATGAAAACCAATCCAAACACCATGAAATCATACATTTATTCTTGATTCTTCTACGTATGTGGCCATAGAAAGACTTGAGGAATAATATGGTTTATTTATTGCAACCTTGGAATTTTTTTCGCATCTTATCTATTGAAGTTGATAATCGTCTAAAACCACACGTATTCTTCTGATGCGGCGTCgagttttttatttcttttttagtAACTTCAAAAATGTAGAGAAGACTGAGGGATGGAAGTTCTTGCAAAAGAATGATCCCTATCTTGAGCTCGAGATTCTACAGTTCTTTGATGAAACTGAATCGGTATGCCCAGTTTCCCGTATGTGGCATATTTCAGTTTGCACTCCTCGATTGTGACCAGCCAGATGAATGTCGAGTTCCCCTTTGCAGGTAAAGAATTTTCAGCACCTCTATACTGGACCGGTGAAGGGCTCAGTCACTTTGAATATCTACAGGTGTATATCAGCAATTTTCCTCACAGTTGATAAGCATGTATCCTAATTTCCTTTTTTTCACCACTTTTCTGCAGCTTGCATGCTGAGTACTTGGGCCCATTACCTATGTGGGTGTTCAACAATGGTACTTTTCGTGCTACATTTAATTCTCCCTTGGatgctttatttatttttgagtcTCCTTTTCCGTGTCTTCCTTGAGCCTGTGTAATCAAATCATATTCTCTAACGTTTGGTTATTCAGATCCATGTATTGTATTAACAGTAATTTCCGTTTTAACAGAGATCTTGTGTGTCTACTAccttttttaattatattttggtcTCATGCCTGCTTCTTTTGTGGAACTGGATGCGTGGAACCAGTCATTATCCAATGCCTTACATTTTGATAAAAAGTAAGATTGTGTTTTTGTGAATATTTACAAGAAGCTTGAGTTAATCTTTTTTACATGCAGTGACAGAGGACTTTGCTTCTCCATTTTGCTTCGTCAAATGTGCAAGTTTTAAGGTATGGTTCATGTTGTTACTTCCTTTAGTTTCTGAAGCATCTGTGAATTGATTTTTTGCGTTAATTTATACATTTACAGGTTCTGGGTTagtaaacataaataaattttataagttTATTCTATTGTATTTGAATAATTTTCCTCACTCCCACTGTGTAGGTAACATAAGAGATTCTTGGAAATACTTTGTATCTTGACATATGCAGTTTGAATTATGCATATCAAATGTAACGAATTATCTAACTGCACAGTTTCAAAGCACTACAATGTAAGAAATCTAAGAGACTTGTTCAAATATCAAGTCATGTGCATCTCTTCGTGTTAGATTCAGAATTGCCTTCGATAACTGATGATCGGGCAAAGGCTGATTGTATTCTTGTACATTAAGTTTTATTGGTTGTTTCATTTTGTAATgttctttattatttattttgtgtttagATATTCACATTTTACTTTTATGTTAAAGTTGAGCTCTTAGggaattgaattccttggtttTGTCTCCTAGAAAGTGAGGGTGAAAATCATTTGACACATAGAACCATCAAAATTTCCCTCCTACCTTTTCTAAGTAATTGTCAGAAGGAGAATGCATGAACCAACATTCAGTTGAACTGTATGATCTcattatatatacatgtaaaAGTTTGTGTTGATCACATGGATAAGTATGTCTTATATTTTGTTGGGCATAGGagacagcagagaatgagatgCATCTAGTCCCCGAGCTTCATCTGCCACTACACATTCATATGCATATCCTGATTGTGTTTGGTCATTATCTGGAAACAAACTTACACCTCCAGCATTGCTACAGTTTGCTAAGACAAGGAAACTATCAGTTGAACGCTCTGACCCCAGAAAGTAAGTATACCTACTTATTTCTATGAAGTTTTTGTACggtaaaattttaaagtttatttttcttattttttgaactttttgtAGTTGATACATATATTTTCTCTAAACTAATTTATTAGTTTGAAGATATTATTTGTTAATACAAAAGACAATCTGGTTTATAATTATGGTttctaatttatattatatatctttatTTTTAGCATGTGTCTTCAAGAATATTGGGAAAAATGCAGGTAAGCCCAAAAAAATAGAAAGACTTCATCAAGTGAAGGAGCGCTGGGAGTTGCAGTGCGGCTTCTTTACATTTGGTTATTAGTttattgttgtcatttttttggttgtattatttttttgaatgttGTAAATCTTATTTTCAAACGTTGGAAAattgtttattaaattttatttttgaattttgtattttaaataatttataataatgCAAATTTgtgtattaaattttaatttttttttgtttttttatctaaaaaagacaacgttttttaacTGTTGTCGTAGATTGTCTAAAACTGTTGTTGAAAGTCTCGTTAATTAAAAAGCtcgctcaaagacaacagtgaaaaaccgttgtcattGAACGAAaatacaacggtttttcaccgttgtaaaactgttgtcttttccttaaaagacaacggttaaaaaccgttgtctttgagcgccCTCTTTAACAACATGGGCTTTAACAACAGTTTTTTATGGCCTTTAACAACGGATAAACAccgttgttgttttgcatttttcttgtagtggcaTTATTGTGAAAACACAAAACCTATAATCAAAAACTATTTTTGTATCAAGAAAACACAAAACCCATAAACAAAAACCCTAAAACTAAGATGTATATACTgatacatataaaaaatttaattactaggAAGATACAaggacttgctcgagggcgagcaaggattaagtgtgggggaatttgatagttgCGTTTTTGTTGCATATTAATTAACATCATTATGTTGtttttttgcatgcatttgtgtgttttaaTTTAGTATTTAGTTCGTATTTTATTTATCGTGTCTTCATTACATGTTTCCCGAGTTATTTTATAGGACATGACATTTTGGAGAATTTTTTGGACAGAATTTCCATGGCTCGATCTGTCAAACtttactgatcgagcgagggaGATGAAGACTTCGAGAAAGagttttggccgctcgatccatCAAACTCTACCGATAGAGCGGCCGTAGGAAGAAATGTGGATAATCGAGACAGAGAttttctcgctcgatcagtcAAAGTTTACGGATCGAGTGAGACGGGCTGTTCGGGAAGAAGTTTTTAATTTTGCAAACTCTTTTATTTAGGACTCTAGTCTATTTTTAAGTCTTTATTCCGTTTTGTTAGAtctattatcagattttgaacgCATAGAAGACCAAGTAttatgtggggacctcgggttgctaatctcatcttaaagagcaattaatgaacaattaacattcattaaacatcaattaaagaaaccaagagcaaagtaagaatttttttaaaaaataaatcatcaCCTCGCTTGATCGGgtgaactcacccgatcgagcgagcactaaAGCCCTGCTCTCGGGTCCCAAAAatatattggcctcgctcgatcggatgaactcgttcgatcgagcgagcccaatatTTAATTTCTTTGTTTTTGCAAATTGATGGTCGCGCTCGATCGGGGCTTTTCACAGGATCGAGCGTGCCATCTTTTCCAGAAAAATCAGAAGAAACCTGTTGCTGTCAAAACCGATTCCTATCAATCTATCTCATCTAAATTCAACACTAAGCATGTTTTATACCTTtccaaacatgcatatatacatgtaaCCAAGTTCAAGCATCAAATCAtatgaaagggcccgtgtcctgatataatatttaatgatcaaacaaccgggattaattaatgtaaacagcgaaaacgagttaaaaatttgcgtttgggcctacagaaatttcggcatgacctattcgtaaataggacatcccaaaaacctgtacaacacaaccagcaatatatactcgaaaaaagagtcacaactccaatttacaaacctatagccgcactggccaggactaaacacatgcagagccggcaaggctctatcacacaaataacaatccAAAACAAAGTCCAAAACTATCGATATAGATACACAGGGAatcaccccggcaaatataaaactcgctaaactaatatatatatatatatatctgggaactcaaCTCTACGCTCGTCTCACTGGATACctctagatgacgctccaccaaatgcgtcaaatccccctggataacctgctatggaatcacaaacaaccacagtacgacgaactataaaaattacgacaaatataactgacatgaataaaatcaagtacaatgcaatgaaatgcaatgtaatgcgtgacaggtatcaatagaataagggataccaaatcGAGTCCAAACGAAACGTATCACAATAATCTCAGTGGCCACCCatgccaggaacgcagcagacctcgaatcatcactgctaatccatacacgtagcatcggagggtgacaagagcgacccgtccagcctcatgTTGTCATCAagagtgtcgtacgtagcatcggagggcgacaggagctacctgtccgtgcctcatgctatctcaggagtgcactaaacaatgtcactcgctccatgatgactcaatacatctcaagagatcaatatcaatagtaaTCAAAGGAttcaaggctcaacgtgctatgaaaaaatgtaaatgaatgaatgcaatcatataatccacataagcacataaaacactttatcactcattacaaaatacttaatatcattacatgtcattatagatgtcgtaatataaacagctcatacgtacctcaaccaacacttaatttaCCACAAAAATATCTCAAGTAATTCTCGAATAGTACAATCCTGTGGAAAACCATTGATATCATATTAATTCCTGTTTCCGTTTACAAATCTAAAAATTATCGAAACTAATTCTAAAAATCAAACTAACATTTCCTTAACTTCACATCTCATATTAAATCATCCTATCAATGTccaaatatcaaataaataactcGAAAAGTCGAAATACCCAACACGACATAtctgaattttccaaaaaaattgttCAAAAATCCTTAAATTAATCTATAACAATTCTAACACATCTAAACATCCAAACAACGATTTAAAAATCTCTATAATTCGAAAATCCAATATAATAtaatctgaaatttcgaaatAATTCCCAAATCTATTCTGAAAAATAACCATACCT
It encodes:
- the LOC140886246 gene encoding uncharacterized protein — protein: MRRRVFYFFFSNFKNVEKTEGWKFLQKNDPYLELEILQFFDETESVKNFQHLYTGPVKGSVTLNIYSLHAEYLGPLPMWVFNNVTEDFASPFCFVKCASFKETAENEMHLVPELHLPLHIHMHILIVFGHYLETNLHLQHCYSLLRQGNYQLNALTPESKPKKIERLHQVKERWELQCGFFTFGY